The region TTCAATATCCGCTATTATTTTTTCAATTTTATCTTCGCTTACCGGCCTTTTTTCCAAAGCTTTCCTGATTCCTGATTCTATTTTCTTTTTGTTGTATTCTTCTTTCCGACCGTCTTTTTTCACAACTGACAGACGCATAATTTCCACTTCTTCATATGTGCTGAAGCGAGAATGGCATTTTTCGCATTCCCGGCGGCGCCGAATTGCCTTCCCGTCATTAGTATCGCGAGAATCAATTACTTTAGTTTCGTTGTGGTTGCAAAAGGGGCAAATCATAATTATATAAATCACTAAACAAAACACGAAATATTCCCGAATTATCACGAAAATTTTCGGGAATTTTAGTGATTAAATTAGCGACTGTTTCGTGATTTCATACTATATCTTGTATGCTTTACTACCATTATACCACAAGTCATATTTCAAGCAACAATCAAAAAACCGCCTAATTTCAGCGATTTTAAAGAGTTATCCACAGATAAAAAAACCGGGCTTTAAAAACTCGGTTTCTTAAATTTCATCATCTGCGCTTTTTAATCGGATTTACGGCGCTATTTCTTTGTAATCAACCCGCTGAGAAGAACATACCTTATCATTTCCGCCACAAGTCCCTTCGCAAGTCCAGGTCCAATTTCCTCCGGAAACCTTAGGAGTGGAATTGCCTCCTGCGCTATTGCAAAGATCGCTGTCGGGAACAGCATCCCAAGTCATATTTTCAGCGGATCCGCATTGTCCAGAAGACATAAAGCAACAACTGCCTGTTGTTTTTGTTCCAGGAATATTGTTGCATCCATCAAAACAGGTATCGCCAACACAAGTATCCGCGGCGCATCCAGAATTGTTTGGAGTACAGCAACTGCCTGTTGTTTTTGTTCCAGGAATATTGTTGCATCCATCAAAACAGGTATCGCCAACACAAGTATCCGCGGCGCATCCAGAATTGTTTGGAGTACAGC is a window of Parcubacteria group bacterium DNA encoding:
- the nrdR gene encoding transcriptional regulator NrdR; amino-acid sequence: MICPFCNHNETKVIDSRDTNDGKAIRRRRECEKCHSRFSTYEEVEIMRLSVVKKDGRKEEYNKKKIESGIRKALEKRPVSEDKIEKIIADIEYEIQSKENCEITSKEIGKIVLDKIKETDDVAYLRFASVYKSFGSAESFKKEADKII